Proteins encoded by one window of Vespula pensylvanica isolate Volc-1 chromosome 6, ASM1446617v1, whole genome shotgun sequence:
- the LOC122629782 gene encoding uncharacterized protein LOC122629782 isoform X2, which translates to MDVPLFPAPPVFGGASTSINDVRDVASSDVVTHRKGERHAAAVTGNAASSLGFGKIPVVRGKGYRRNLVHPKRTKITKKAHRRHVITELRVRMTEPRDKDEDEEDDDDVVICADGLVWLLSIWAIAGAAAFCATEGPRERDQVLELKDMQKDLAVGLATELRQLRTEKEEDMEPLWSDKVRQYVAKHEQLLLAAVNSGYGETNDGGQLWTFPGCVLFAVSLLTTLGFGAPVPRTNAGRTVAIVFAAIGIPAHFLLIMNVGILLAVRLQKYAIRKTSNKDLQQDPTEICCSPPTIPKWVKLVPFVCIGGYYIIGVLCFGIARSRPLATSVLFPLDFTAAGGLSTTHGYVRVFYAIYLEGAVIIAAVAVAVVRVSATQSLTNIGLRYGLLTEA; encoded by the exons ATGGACGTTCCCCTTTTCCCGGCACCACCGGTCTTTGGTGGCGCCTCGACGTCCATCAATGACGTCCGCGACGTCGCCTCGTCTGACGTGGTGACGCACCGGAAAGGAGAACGACATGCAGCAGCCGTCACAGGGAATGCTGCTTCATCTTTGGGATTTGGAAAAATTCCCGTTGTTCGCGGGAAAGGATATCGTCGTAATCTTGTTCATccgaagagaacgaagattACGAAGAAGGCGCATCGACGTCACGTTATCACCGAACTTCGCGTAAGAATGACCGAACCTCGAGATaaggacgaagacgaagaggacgacgacgacgttgttATCTGCGCCGACG GACTCGTCTGGTTATTGAGCATATGGGCAATAGCCGGAGCCGCAGCCTTTTGCGCAACGGAAGGACCACGCGAGCGTGACCAGGTCCTAGAATTGAAGGATATGCAGAAAGATCTAGCGGTCGGCTTAGCCACCGAATTACGTCAGCTACGtacggagaaagaggaagatatgGAGCCCCTATGGAGTGACAAGGTGCGTCAGTATGTTGCAAAACACGAGCAGCTCCTTCTCGCGGCTGTAAACTCTGGATATGGTGAAACCAACGACGGTGGTCAACTTTGGACCTTCCCCGGTTGCGTGCTCTTCGCTGTATCGCTTCTCACCACTCTGG GTTTTGGAGCACCGGTTCCTCGTACGAATGCTGGCCGTACCGTGGCCATCGTATTTGCAGCCATTGGCATTCCAGCACATTTCCTCTTAATCATGAACGTCGGTATTTTGCTAGCAGTCCGACTGCAAAAGTATGCCATTAGGAAAACGTCCAATAAGGACTTACAACAGGATCCCACGGAAATTTGTTGTTCACCGCCAACAATACCTAAGTGGGTCAAACTCGTTCCCTTCGTTTGTATCG GTGGTTATTACATCATCGGGGTTTTATGTTTCGGCATAGCCAGATCAAGACCATTAGCGACGAGCGTCTTATTCCCTTTAGATTTCACAGCGGCCGGTGGACTTTCGACAACGCACGGTTATGTGCGTGTATTTTACGCCATATATTTGGAAGGTGCCGTCATTATAGCAGCCGTAGCGGTCGCCGTTGTTAGAGTATCGGCTACTCAAAGTTTGACCAATATCGGTCTAAGGTATGGTTTACTTACTGAAGCCTGA
- the LOC122629782 gene encoding uncharacterized protein LOC122629782 isoform X1, with translation MDVPLFPAPPVFGGASTSINDVRDVASSDVVTHRKGERHAAAVTGNAASSLGFGKIPVVRGKGYRRNLVHPKRTKITKKAHRRHVITELRVRMTEPRDKDEDEEDDDDVVICADASTVPSEAPSWVQNSVHRNKATKSIALQTAVRIPLRLKFLPSLGDIVDENDPASANSKSSIIWKHIRFLGRLTLSQFGLVWLLSIWAIAGAAAFCATEGPRERDQVLELKDMQKDLAVGLATELRQLRTEKEEDMEPLWSDKVRQYVAKHEQLLLAAVNSGYGETNDGGQLWTFPGCVLFAVSLLTTLGFGAPVPRTNAGRTVAIVFAAIGIPAHFLLIMNVGILLAVRLQKYAIRKTSNKDLQQDPTEICCSPPTIPKWVKLVPFVCIGGYYIIGVLCFGIARSRPLATSVLFPLDFTAAGGLSTTHGYVRVFYAIYLEGAVIIAAVAVAVVRVSATQSLTNIGLRYGLLTEA, from the exons ATGGACGTTCCCCTTTTCCCGGCACCACCGGTCTTTGGTGGCGCCTCGACGTCCATCAATGACGTCCGCGACGTCGCCTCGTCTGACGTGGTGACGCACCGGAAAGGAGAACGACATGCAGCAGCCGTCACAGGGAATGCTGCTTCATCTTTGGGATTTGGAAAAATTCCCGTTGTTCGCGGGAAAGGATATCGTCGTAATCTTGTTCATccgaagagaacgaagattACGAAGAAGGCGCATCGACGTCACGTTATCACCGAACTTCGCGTAAGAATGACCGAACCTCGAGATaaggacgaagacgaagaggacgacgacgacgttgttATCTGCGCCGACG CTTCGACCGTACCATCGGAAGCTCCGTCTTGGGTACAAAACAGCGTACATCGCAATAAAGCAACGAAATCTATAGCGCTACAAACGGCAGTAAGGATACCTTTACGACTAAAATTTTTACCGTCTCTCGGGGATATCGTCGACGAAAATGATCCTGCGTCTGCCAATTCAAAATCATCCATCATTTGGAAACATATAAGATTTCTGGGACGCCTGACGCTCTCTCAATTCG GACTCGTCTGGTTATTGAGCATATGGGCAATAGCCGGAGCCGCAGCCTTTTGCGCAACGGAAGGACCACGCGAGCGTGACCAGGTCCTAGAATTGAAGGATATGCAGAAAGATCTAGCGGTCGGCTTAGCCACCGAATTACGTCAGCTACGtacggagaaagaggaagatatgGAGCCCCTATGGAGTGACAAGGTGCGTCAGTATGTTGCAAAACACGAGCAGCTCCTTCTCGCGGCTGTAAACTCTGGATATGGTGAAACCAACGACGGTGGTCAACTTTGGACCTTCCCCGGTTGCGTGCTCTTCGCTGTATCGCTTCTCACCACTCTGG GTTTTGGAGCACCGGTTCCTCGTACGAATGCTGGCCGTACCGTGGCCATCGTATTTGCAGCCATTGGCATTCCAGCACATTTCCTCTTAATCATGAACGTCGGTATTTTGCTAGCAGTCCGACTGCAAAAGTATGCCATTAGGAAAACGTCCAATAAGGACTTACAACAGGATCCCACGGAAATTTGTTGTTCACCGCCAACAATACCTAAGTGGGTCAAACTCGTTCCCTTCGTTTGTATCG GTGGTTATTACATCATCGGGGTTTTATGTTTCGGCATAGCCAGATCAAGACCATTAGCGACGAGCGTCTTATTCCCTTTAGATTTCACAGCGGCCGGTGGACTTTCGACAACGCACGGTTATGTGCGTGTATTTTACGCCATATATTTGGAAGGTGCCGTCATTATAGCAGCCGTAGCGGTCGCCGTTGTTAGAGTATCGGCTACTCAAAGTTTGACCAATATCGGTCTAAGGTATGGTTTACTTACTGAAGCCTGA